The window CGAGGTTGGTTGTTCTGCCTAGCTTTTGTGAGCATCGGTTTGGAAACGAACTATGCAGCCATCAAGGAGAACTTGAGCGGAGGTAAGCCGCTGTTGCTGTATGTTTGCGGTCAATCGTTGAATTTGGTGCTTACGCTGGCGATGGCCTATCTCATGTTCAAGGTCGTTTTTCCCACTGCGGGACAGTAGAGCTGTATGGCAATTTCACCGAGCCGTCGCCGCTTTGACCGCTATCGAAAAACTGTTCGAGAGCGACATCGTAAAGGCGGCCCTCCTGTACCGCCGCACGGTCATGCATCGTCTCTCGATAACTCAGATGTGGACGGTGCGCGAGCAGCACGCAGTCAGAAAAAGATTGGCGATCGTGCCCGCTCGTTTTGGGAATTGTTCGCCGCGTTTTGGCGACTGATCGCCGGCCATCGCGGTCCGATTGTCGCCGCCCTCGCGTTTCTAAGCGTGGGCATCGTGATCCGCTTGATCCCGCCGCTGGGAACCAAGCTGGCGATCGATTCGGTGCTAACGCAACCCCCGCGGCCGCTGCCAAATTGGTTGCTGCAACTCCCCGGCATCGCCAGCGTACTGGGCGATCCAGCCGCCTCGCCCATGCGAACACTCGTGGCCATCGCGGCTGTCGTGACCGTACTGACCGTGATCGGCACGTTCATTAATCTGATCGGTCGTTGGCTCGCCACAAAATCTGTTAATAAGACCCAGGTCTCGATCCGCCGTCAGGTCTTTGAACATGCGATGCGGTTGCCTCTGCATCATGTGTACTCAATGAAAAGCGGTGGCGTGGCGAGTTTGATTCGCGAAGACGCTGGGGGGGTGTCCGAGCTGATTTTCAGCATGCTGTACAACCCCTGGAGAGCGATCGTCCAGTTCTGCGGCTCACTGGTGATCCTGATGTTCGTCGATTGGAAACTCATGCTCGGCGGATTGATGTTGCTGCCGGTCGTGTGGGTCACTCATCGCACTTACATCAACCGCATCCGGCCACTTTTTCGAGACGTCCGTAAACAACGCCAGCGGATCGATAGCGGAGCGACTGAAACGTTTGGCGGTATTCGAGTGGTTCGTACGTTCTCACGTGCCCGCACGGAGTCATCGCGGTACGTCCGCGAGGGTGACTTCCTCGTCCGTCAACAGCTTTTCACATGGTGGTGGATGCGAATCATCGAAACCATCTGGGAGGTTGTCATCCCGCTGGCGTCGACCGGCTTACTACTCTACGGCGGCTATCAGATCATCGAGGGGCAATTGACGCTCGGCGATTTGATGATGTTTCTCGTTTATTTGACGATGTTGCTAGACCCGCTTGCCACTCTGGCTGGCAGCGCTGTGACGTTCCAGAACAATCTCGCCGGACTCGACCGCATTCTCGACGTTCTCGAAGTCGATGAAGAACTACCAAGTCGCGAGGGCGCTACTCGCCTCCCCTCCCAGACTCGCGGTGGTGCGATTTCGATTCGGGGCGTGTCGTTCCACTATCCCGGCACGGAAACTCCGGTGCTGCATGATGTGTCATTCGAAATCGCATCCGGTCAAACGGTCGCCTTGGTCGGCCGTAGCGGTGCCGGCAAGACCACTCTCACGAATTTGATCGCTCGGTTTTACGATCCTACCGCTGGCGAGATTTTGTATAACGGTGTTGACCTCCGCGACATCCAGCTCTCGAGTTATCGATCGCTACTGGGGATCGTCGAGCAAGACGTCTTTTTGTTTGACGGGACCATCCACGAGAACATCGCCTACGCGAGACCCAAGGCGGATCGCAATGATGTCGTCGCCGCGGCATCGGCTGCGGCCGCCGATGAGTTCATCAATAAAATGGAAGAGGGGTATGACACCGTTATCGGTGAACGCGGTGTGAAGCTCTCCGGTGGTCAGCGCCAGCGTCTCGCAATCGCGCGAGCGATCTTAGCCGACCCTCAAATTCTCGTCCTCGATGAGGCGACCAGTAACCTTGACAGTCAAAGCGAGCGATTGATTCAATCTAGCTTATCTCAGCTACTCCAAGATCGTACCGCAATCGTGATTGCGCACCGGCTCAGTACCATTGCAGGAGCGGATTTGATCGTCGTGCTCGAAGATGGCCGCGTGATGGAGACGGGCACCCACGCCGAACTACTCGCGCGAGGCGGTCACTATCAAGATATGGTCCATCTGCAGATGGACCAGTCATCAAGTAATGCGAACTAAGTGACCGACACCTAGCCGTGAAGCTTTTTTGACTTCTCATATCGCAACTCTCTGAAATGGAGGCAAAAATTTTGTGTCTGGAAATCCAGGATGCATCCAAGAGTAGAATTGATGCTCATTGGCGTATTGGAGAAATTGTTCGCGTAAAGGTTAAAATGCGCACAGTTTGCGATGAGCGTGAGTGCCCACTATTCTGCAGAGTGGCCTCGGAAGCCGACGGATTGATCAATAATTCGCATGACTTCTATTTCCATCTGCAACGGAGGTGAGTTCGCTCTCGCAATGTGCGTTTGTCTGACGAGCGCTCCGGTGAGAGGGGGCAGGTTCAACCCTGTGCCCATGACGGGAGACTTCCCAGACGACTTTGCCCAGTACGTCCAGACGCGGTTGGACACCCAGTCCCGGTTCGTCGTTGGTTGACATGAAGCCGGATTCTCGTTGCGGTGCGCCCAGGGCGTTGCTGATGGTGTTGTAGCTATTGAAATCGGTGCTGGTGAA of the Allorhodopirellula heiligendammensis genome contains:
- a CDS encoding ABC transporter ATP-binding protein, which encodes MAISPSRRRFDRYRKTVRERHRKGGPPVPPHGHASSLDNSDVDGARAARSQKKIGDRARSFWELFAAFWRLIAGHRGPIVAALAFLSVGIVIRLIPPLGTKLAIDSVLTQPPRPLPNWLLQLPGIASVLGDPAASPMRTLVAIAAVVTVLTVIGTFINLIGRWLATKSVNKTQVSIRRQVFEHAMRLPLHHVYSMKSGGVASLIREDAGGVSELIFSMLYNPWRAIVQFCGSLVILMFVDWKLMLGGLMLLPVVWVTHRTYINRIRPLFRDVRKQRQRIDSGATETFGGIRVVRTFSRARTESSRYVREGDFLVRQQLFTWWWMRIIETIWEVVIPLASTGLLLYGGYQIIEGQLTLGDLMMFLVYLTMLLDPLATLAGSAVTFQNNLAGLDRILDVLEVDEELPSREGATRLPSQTRGGAISIRGVSFHYPGTETPVLHDVSFEIASGQTVALVGRSGAGKTTLTNLIARFYDPTAGEILYNGVDLRDIQLSSYRSLLGIVEQDVFLFDGTIHENIAYARPKADRNDVVAAASAAAADEFINKMEEGYDTVIGERGVKLSGGQRQRLAIARAILADPQILVLDEATSNLDSQSERLIQSSLSQLLQDRTAIVIAHRLSTIAGADLIVVLEDGRVMETGTHAELLARGGHYQDMVHLQMDQSSSNAN